One Actinosynnema pretiosum DNA segment encodes these proteins:
- a CDS encoding enediyne biosynthesis protein: MSGPAGGESAGAPRHDPKVITALKRFAISISVFNALGYTVLGFEQPWLWPFVAVLTGYAVELLLEAVSAWQEGRAPRFAGGGARGLVEFLLPAHITSLAVNMLTYVNDRVWVMVFGVVVAVGAKWVLRAPVRGRLRHFMNPSNFGITVILLVFPWASTAPPYHFTEHVGTFWDWLIPLIILVAGSMLNGALTGRMWLIMAWLLGFAVQAVVRGVLLDVSIPSGLGMMTGVAFILFTNYMVTDPGTSPSRPASQVAFGGGVALVYGVLMGMSIPYGIFFATAIVCLVRGGFLWALHFVDRSREQAAARVAAERAAAVGPAADPVLDGAPNGLPGGARVAAG, from the coding sequence GTGAGCGGGCCCGCGGGCGGCGAGTCCGCGGGCGCGCCGAGGCACGACCCGAAGGTGATCACCGCGCTCAAGCGGTTCGCGATCTCGATCAGCGTGTTCAACGCGCTCGGCTACACCGTGCTCGGGTTCGAGCAGCCGTGGCTGTGGCCGTTCGTCGCGGTGCTCACCGGCTACGCGGTGGAGCTGCTGCTGGAGGCGGTGTCGGCGTGGCAGGAGGGCAGGGCGCCGAGGTTCGCGGGCGGCGGCGCGCGCGGGCTGGTGGAGTTCCTGCTGCCCGCGCACATCACCAGCCTCGCGGTGAACATGCTGACCTACGTCAACGACCGGGTCTGGGTGATGGTGTTCGGCGTGGTGGTGGCGGTCGGCGCGAAGTGGGTGCTGCGCGCCCCGGTGCGCGGGCGGCTGCGGCACTTCATGAACCCGTCGAACTTCGGGATCACGGTGATCCTGCTGGTGTTCCCGTGGGCGTCGACCGCGCCGCCGTACCACTTCACCGAGCACGTGGGCACGTTCTGGGACTGGCTGATCCCGCTGATCATCCTGGTGGCCGGGTCGATGCTGAACGGGGCGCTGACCGGGCGGATGTGGCTGATCATGGCCTGGCTGCTGGGCTTCGCGGTGCAGGCGGTGGTGCGCGGGGTGCTGCTGGACGTGTCGATCCCGTCGGGGCTGGGGATGATGACCGGGGTGGCGTTCATCCTGTTCACCAACTACATGGTGACCGACCCCGGCACCTCGCCGTCGCGACCGGCCTCGCAGGTGGCGTTCGGCGGCGGGGTGGCGCTGGTGTACGGGGTGCTGATGGGCATGAGCATCCCGTACGGGATCTTCTTCGCCACCGCGATCGTGTGCCTGGTGCGCGGCGGTTTCCTGTGGGCGCTGCACTTCGTGGACCGCTCGCGCGAGCAGGCCGCGGCGCGGGTCGCGGCCGAGCGGGCGGCGGCGGTGGGCCCGGCGGCGGACCCGGTGCTGGACGGCGCGCCGAACGGCCTGCCGGGCGGGGCGCGGGTGGCCGCGGGGTGA
- a CDS encoding helix-turn-helix domain-containing protein, whose protein sequence is MEEVVEQAVGRVIEFMRSSMGEQFTIDDMARAAMYSKFHFSRVFQRVTGVSPGRFLSAMRLQEAKRLLVSTTFTVTDISHRVGYTSVGTFSSRFRASVGVSPTTYRQLGGFPPQTSALVAASAPVGPLAEGGGLGEVRGRVGAPRGDLPGPIFVGLFPDLIPQGTPARCTVLDRTGPYTITDVPPGTWHVLSTTAYPSFAGKPVRAAAEPPSVASAGPVTVPPGELVERIDLDLRPRGALDPPVLLALVDIRTIVLAATAAG, encoded by the coding sequence GTGGAGGAAGTCGTGGAACAGGCAGTCGGTCGCGTCATCGAATTCATGCGCAGCAGCATGGGCGAGCAGTTCACCATCGACGACATGGCCCGAGCGGCGATGTACAGCAAGTTCCACTTCTCCAGGGTCTTCCAGCGCGTCACCGGCGTCTCGCCGGGGCGGTTCCTGTCCGCGATGCGGCTGCAGGAGGCCAAGCGGCTGCTGGTGTCCACCACGTTCACCGTCACCGACATCAGCCACCGCGTCGGCTACACGAGCGTCGGCACGTTCAGCTCCCGCTTCCGGGCCAGCGTCGGCGTCTCGCCCACCACCTACCGCCAGCTCGGCGGCTTCCCGCCGCAGACCTCCGCGCTCGTCGCCGCCTCCGCACCGGTCGGCCCGCTGGCCGAGGGCGGCGGGCTCGGCGAGGTGCGCGGCCGGGTCGGCGCGCCGAGGGGCGACCTGCCGGGCCCGATCTTCGTGGGCCTGTTCCCCGACCTGATCCCGCAGGGCACCCCGGCCCGCTGCACGGTGCTCGACCGCACCGGGCCGTACACGATCACCGACGTGCCGCCGGGCACCTGGCACGTGCTGTCCACGACGGCCTACCCGTCCTTCGCGGGCAAGCCCGTGCGGGCGGCTGCCGAACCCCCGTCGGTCGCCTCCGCCGGGCCCGTGACCGTGCCGCCGGGGGAGCTGGTCGAGCGGATCGACCTGGACCTGCGGCCCAGGGGCGCGCTGGACCCGCCGGTGCTGCTGGCGCTGGTCGACATCCGCACCATCGTGCTCGCCGCGACCGCCGCGGGCTGA